ACTTGACGCCGGCCGGCAGCCAGGCCAGTTCGGGGCGGGCGGTCGCCGGCACCCCGAGGGGCAGGGTGGCGACGGTGACCCCGGTGCGACGCAGGCGCTTCGCGGTGGCCGGCACCTCGGACAGGGTGGCGTAGACGGTGGGCAGCCCGCCGCCCTCCGGCCCCCGGGTGCAGACCAGCCGCAACGCGCCCTCGACCTCGGCCGGCCAGCCGGCGGCGATGCTGTCCAGCAGCTCCACCAGCGCCCCGTCGGCGGGGAGCGGGAGTTCCAGGGCGGCGGCCCCGGCCCGCAGCCGGGTCAGGTGGGCGGTGCGCAGCCAGGGGCGTCCGCCGCGCAGGTGCATGGTCTCGAAGAGCCCGTCGCCGTGCAGTACGCCGAGATCGTCCCCGCGCAGCACCGGCTCCGTCGCGGGGACGACGCCCCGGCCGAGCACGGCGATCCTCGACGCCACCATGACCGCCGAGCCTAGCGGTGTGCCCCCCGGCCCGGCGGTGGGCGGGCGGCGATCGGCGACCACCGAACTATGATCGGACGGTGTCCGAATCCTCCCTGGCGGAAATGCTCCGCTCCCGTGGGTTGCGGCTGACGGCGCAGCGGCAACTGGTCCTGCAGGCGGTGCTCGATCTGGGGCACGCCACACCGGAACAGGTGCACACCGCCGTCCGGGAGGTGGCCGCCGGGGTCAACATCACCACCATCTACCGCACGTTGGAGCTGCTGGAACGGCTCGGCCTGGTGACCCATACCCACCTGTCGCACGGCTCGCCGACCTATCACGCGGCCGGTGAGCACCAGCACATCCAC
Above is a window of Micromonospora rifamycinica DNA encoding:
- a CDS encoding aminotransferase class IV, with translation MVASRIAVLGRGVVPATEPVLRGDDLGVLHGDGLFETMHLRGGRPWLRTAHLTRLRAGAAALELPLPADGALVELLDSIAAGWPAEVEGALRLVCTRGPEGGGLPTVYATLSEVPATAKRLRRTGVTVATLPLGVPATARPELAWLPAGVKSISYAASSAARRWAARTGVDDVLWVSADGHVLEAPSANVVWLDGDTLCTVPAGPTGVLPGTTAGWLLDHAAELGLGRAERLVTPAGLHAAAGVWLTSSVRGPVEVRTLDATPRPPAPHTSRLQELLGFA
- a CDS encoding Fur family transcriptional regulator, translating into MLRSRGLRLTAQRQLVLQAVLDLGHATPEQVHTAVREVAAGVNITTIYRTLELLERLGLVTHTHLSHGSPTYHAAGEHQHIHLVCRECGAVDEIDPELMRPLADRLASERSFRVDIGHVALFGVCGNCEDGEPT